Proteins encoded by one window of Mycoplasma capricolum subsp. capricolum ATCC 27343:
- a CDS encoding riboflavin kinase, producing the protein MNGQFIALFCDFKYLTTKLLNKFNKDQLIIFGYSLNKNDFDYICSDYQLKIFKNQKYHFIDLNKQDINQLINKYQFTKVYITKSFKKISNIQNIFPNTYIEDDLTDINNAKQSLVNADINSFYNIAGFNYTFSGIVTHCNHLGRTIGFPTANILTNDSLVIKNGVYLVKVIIGDKNIQFGMGDHWINRNNLKVFETYIFNFSNDIYNSKITFELLDYIRDNQKINSLDQLKTLLNNDKKECLKRMEKYNG; encoded by the coding sequence TGTGATTTTAAGTATTTAACTACTAAACTTTTAAATAAATTTAATAAAGATCAATTAATTATTTTTGGATATAGTTTAAATAAAAATGATTTTGACTATATTTGCTCAGATTATCAATTAAAAATATTTAAAAATCAAAAATATCACTTTATTGATTTAAATAAACAAGATATTAATCAATTAATTAATAAATATCAATTTACAAAAGTTTATATTACAAAAAGTTTTAAGAAAATAAGTAATATTCAAAATATTTTTCCTAATACTTACATAGAAGATGATTTAACAGATATTAATAATGCAAAACAATCTCTAGTTAATGCTGATATAAATAGTTTTTATAATATAGCAGGATTTAACTATACATTTAGTGGAATAGTAACTCATTGTAATCATTTAGGAAGAACTATTGGTTTTCCAACAGCAAATATTTTAACTAATGATAGTTTAGTAATTAAAAATGGTGTTTATTTAGTAAAAGTAATAATAGGTGATAAAAATATACAATTTGGTATGGGAGATCATTGAATAAATAGAAATAATTTAAAAGTTTTTGAAACTTATATCTTTAATTTTAGTAATGATATTTACAATAGTAAAATTACTTTTGAATTACTAGATTATATAAGAGATAATCAAAAAATAAATAGTTTAGATCAATTAAAAACATTATTAAATAATGATAAAAAAGAATGTTTAAAAAGAATGGAGAAATATAATGGATAA